Proteins encoded by one window of Chanos chanos chromosome 7, fChaCha1.1, whole genome shotgun sequence:
- the LOC115816355 gene encoding zinc-binding protein A33-like, with protein MASSSSLLSEEQFQCSICLHRYEPCLDVFTDPVSTPCGHNFCMTCTKGLWDNSDPCKCPMCKRQSEKRPDLFVNRVLGDLTAQFKKSVEVKASSIPQTPTVKTRDVSCDICTEEKLVALKSCLMCLTSYCETHLEPHQRVSALMRHKLIDPVENLEDYICERHERPLELFCRDDQTCVCQFCTEGEHRTHNTVPIEKESERRKTQLRKVQTEVQKMIQDRLKKIQDINKTVKLNKKNTEKEKADVVRIFTALMRSTERAQAKLLEEMEGKQKTAEKEAEGVIKELEQEISDLKRRDTELEQLSHAEDLLHLLQIYPSVYSPPHTKDWTDISIKTAVSVDTLRRSLTQLKESFNKTMEKITEMELKNIQQFAVDVTLDPDTAYPKLILSEDLKQVTYGDTRQNLPDNPERFDACNCVLGKEGFSSGRFYYEAQVSGKAKWDLGVARESINRKGEIRLNPKNGYWTVWLRKGKRYEARADIPVLLSLKQKPQKVGVFVDYEEGVVSFYDVEARSHIYSFTGQTFTEKLYPYVSPCNNDEGNNSAPLIITPLKHTELVSATFLNVVLQ; from the exons ATggcttcctccagcagtctcctgtctgagGAGCAGTTCCAGTGTTCTATCt gcttGCACAGGTACGAACcctgtctggatgtgttcactgatcCTGTCTCTACTCCATGTGGACACAACTTCTGTATGACCTGTACCAAAGGACTCTGGGACAACAGCGACCCTTGTAAGTGTCCAATGTGTAAGAGGCAGTCTGAGAAGAGACCAGATCTCTTCGTTAATAGAGTGCTGGGTGATTTAACTGCTCAGTTCAAGAAGTCAGTTGAGGTGAAGGCCAGCAGTATCCCACAGACACCTACTGTTAAAACCAGAGATGTTTCATGTGACATCTGCACAGAGGAGAAACTTGTTGCTCTGAAGTCCTGTCTGATGTGTCTGACCTCTTACTGTGAGACTCACCTGGAGCCTCATCAGAGAGTCTCAGCCTTGATGAGACACAAACTGATTGATCCTGTGGAGAATCTGGAGGATTATATCTGTGAGAGACATGAGAGacccctggagctgttctgtagagatgatCAGACATGTGTATGCCAGTTCTGTACTGAGGGAGAGCACAGAACTCACAATACTGTTCCcatagagaaggagagtgagaggaggaag ACTCAGCTGAGAAAGGTACAGACAGAAGTGCAGAAAATGATCCAGGACAGACTGAAGAAGATCCAAGACATCAACAAGACAGTAAAACTCAACAAA aaaaacacagagaaagagaaagcagatgTTGTTAGGATCTTCACTGCTCTTATGAGATCCACTGAGAGAGCGCAGGCTAAGTTACTTGAGGAGATGGaggggaaacagaaaacagcagagaaggaGGCTGAAGGAGTCATTAAGGAACTGGAGCAGGAAATCAGTGatttaaagaggagagacactgagctggagcagctgtCACATGCTGAagacctcctccacctcctacag ATTTACCCATCTGTGTACAGCCCTCCCCACACCAAGGACTGGACCGACATCAGTATTAAgactgctgtgagtgtggaCACTCTGAGGAGATCTCTGACTCAGCTAAAGGAATCATTTAACAAGACAATGGAGAAGATAACAGAGATGG AACTAAAGAACATTCAGCAGTTTGCAG tGGATGTCACTCTGGATCCTGATACCGCATATCCtaaactcatcctgtctgaaGATTTGAAACAAGTGACATATGGAGACACACGACagaatctccctgacaacccagagagatttgatgcaTGTAATTGtgtcctgggaaaggaggggttctcctcagggagattttaTTATGAGGCACAGGTCAGTGGGAAGGCAAAATGGGATTTAGGAGTGGCCAGAGAGTCCATTAACAGAAAGGGAGAAATTAGACTGAACCCTAAGAATGGATACTGGACTGTATGGCTGAGGAAAGGGAAGAGGTATGAGGCTCGTGCTGATatccctgtcctcctctctctgaaacagaaaccccagaaggtgggggtgtttgtggattatgaggagggtgtggtctccttttatgatgtggaggccaggTCTCAcatctactctttcactggccagactttcactgagaaactctatccatACGTCAGTCCTTGTAATAATGATGAAGGTAACAACTCAGCTCCACTGATCATCACTCCTCTCAAGCATACTGAATTAGTTTctgcaacatttttaaatgtagtttTACAGTGA